Within the Salvia hispanica cultivar TCC Black 2014 chromosome 4, UniMelb_Shisp_WGS_1.0, whole genome shotgun sequence genome, the region tcaaaaaaagaaatgagtcacttatcttgggacgtcctaaaaaaaatatgagtcacttattttgggacggagggagtacttccttagtcccaagttacttgattCGTATTCGATTTTAAATTGTCACAAGTTACTTAAGTCACTTCTctttttagctaaaaacaaaacatctgatcacatttattttattctttcttttactttaccatctctcatcttttttacGTTATTCTcacttctactttatttaactcactaaacacaactttcttaattttcgtgcCAAAAAAAACGCATCAAGTAACATGAGccggatggagtataaaattgcTAAGTTCAGAGCGTTTGTCGTAGCAGCAAAGAGTTTAGACTTTATTGTAAGAGGTACCGAGTTCGGACCCTCTTAACATCAGTTGTAATTTTCCTTCTTTCTATAGGAGTTTATTTTTCCTCCTTTTGTataagaatttatttatttatttatttttaaaagttgtacaaatttattacgcatatacaataatttatttacaacttatatcattaTAACCTACTAATTATAGCTcattaaacattaataataatatagatttCATTAGCCACTatcactactttaactattctTCTCAtcctctcttttattttactaattttgttgCATTTCAAATACACATATTTTGATAGAATGactgaaatatattttaatttaaaattaaatattccatctataaaaatattacttttattttttatttctaaattaaaaatgtgatcCTCTGACTCAGGAGTTAAGTTGTCATGACCGCCCTTCTAGGGTTAATAAATGCGGGCGATCGCGACTAAAAAGGGCTTAAATACATACAAAGACAAGGACTAGGGTTTAATTAAAGGATTTGACTAACATATTTAATGAACGGTTAAGAACAAGAAAAGTCAGAGCAACACTTTGGCAGTTCTAATGGATAACAACTGTCgtcataaatgataataacGAAAAGGGTTCAAAGTAATCCAAAAACATATCATGCCTCTAAGTTCTAAACGGAAATTAATATAGTTTCATGATCAACCAACGATAAGTAAAACATGTTTCAGCAGAAGCATCCAAGAGAATAGTGAAGTCATGTGTgaagacacaacgacacttgGAGTTTCAAAACAAccatagtatttttattaaattgctCAACACCACCAACCGCTCGTCGCCAGCTCAACCTgaacataaggaaaacacatgcagggctgagtattttgaaatacccagtggactcatgccgaaaacaatttatcaaaaatattatttatcatgCCATCAACAAGTAATCATCGGGGTTTAGCTTTTAGAAGGGGCCAGAGATACTCAAAATAGTTTCCGTTTCAAAAGTCGACTGATCAGTCATTTTCCCATAGGCGTTTACCATATCTTTCACATACatgacttggaatgtggccacaacCAAGCCACTAGACCTCGGCTAGCCCGTACGCTAGCACACGATCTACTATAGGTGTACACTAATCcaagtagggtttgcggccctacgaggagccgaattcgatttatataataatggCAAAAGCCATATCAGATAGGCACGTTAAAATCCAAATCACAACATGATAAATACAGTTTCACTTCCATCGATAAAATATTTAGGACAttgtccttatttaaaagaaagTCCACCTCGGCTGCTCAAATTTCAAGTAATTTCTTCCCTTTGCTATCACGCTTCGTGCGCGAGTTATCACCTCTAGATAATATGTATCACCAATCAGTCTCAATTAATGACTCGAAATCATGCATGCCCCCaaacgtttccctttttccacCGTTTGGTTTTATATTAACCTTCTCAATCACGGCATGCTcataatatcaatttattcatACTTCAATCTTCAGATCTACCATTAAAACATAGCCACACACGAGTGCTCTTCACAAACACCCATCACACGCACACACGCATACACACGccgacacacacacacacatacatgcTTCTCATTCATCAATTGTTTTCCCCCTTTCACTcgatctatatgcatgagggttcaagaacaccgattaatcggttagatgagaaaagatcgatataaaaataccttttcttGATAGAACGAACGGTATAACAAAGTAATAgcttgattcttcaacaattcttgagtttcaacttcaattctttgcaCAGAATGAAGAGATCTTGAATAAAATAGCaaacaagttgaagaagaGTGGAGGAGAGAAAAGTGGCGTGAAGGAGAGGGAGGAGGCGTGGAGTAGTGGCTAGGGTTggtttttctcttttatttactGTGTTCAAGAATATaatcccacaattaaataaataaatatttgagaagATATAGGAGGAGTGTGGCGTTAATtctagggagaaataaggggatTTCAAATTctatgctaattaattagcatatgaattaatttccacggaatgaaataaaatatcacggagcagaataaaataataaatctcaCTATTATGCGATTTTTGCTTATTAAATATGTGTaggatttatttagattttcaCGGAGTGCAAGATATCACGaagcagaataaaaataataattctctCAATAACAATAGGGAAGTAGCGATTTTTCTTGCTCTTCCacaaagaattaaattcaaatcctgATTAAAATAGGATATGACAAGATCTCCTTCGACatggtaagatatgctaggatatttgcaTATATTCATGGAAGGGAACAAATAAGCgatcaattaatataataaaaataattcctCCTCCACGAAAATAggggattttcgaaatctccCTAGGAACAAGCATGGGGGTCGATTTTCTcatggagaaaataaagaatagtTGGGTCTTggattaaatttggataattaaatccagaaaaatagaattcttatcaaataataatgGTGGTCGAAAATTCCGAGAATATAggcaaaataattattgatgaaCCTATTaaatctcactcacccttagaATATTTCACCACAATAAATTCACCCTGCACCAACAATTCCAACagccacgtcacatattcaacgatattgactattcaacaaccacgtcacatattcaacgatattgactattcaacaaccacgtcacatattcaacgATATGGACTATTCAAACCAGACCTCAACTCCAATTCAAAATTAGGTCACAAGGAATTCATGCAATTTAATCACGCatcatttaatgcaaaaattttatggcTCGGAAATTAGGATTCacaaagtggggcgttacatgAGTAATACGTCTGCTCCTCATTACCTGAGTAACTTCTTTTCACCGTcaaaattaggaaaaaaatgtttaatgtgttaaaatggagaatatAAAGCAAGAAAGATAGTAAAGTACTTCATTCgtctcacttttctttttgatttgtTCCAACCAAGATGACTTGTTACTAAAAACCAGAAACACAttcatctctattttattctctctcttactttattcttttcccttaacacacaaaataaaagtacataaaatctcgtaccgCCCAAACATGGGCTCATCTTCCttaggacgaagggagtaaaagagataaagataaaataaagtatactccctcgtccatgaataagagtctcgttcACTTCTCCgcacttgttttgtaaaaatgataataaattgttaaagtggacaaatgataaagtaagagagagaataatgtagacaAGAGTagattgtaaataaattaatgtgtaCGGGTAATGAGAGTTCCTTCCATTGTTAATCATTGCTTAAGGAGTTTGAAGAGTAGATTCAAGAGAACATCAAACTACAAGATTCAACCTCTgggtattattattatagatCTTATGTTTTCTATGTTTTCCCTACAAACTATGTGTTTagattatttcattatgtgtaactaaactcatacaATTCTAGGGAtttgttagtaacgactttggtttaTACagttcctatttatttaatatccgttttgttcaTTACATCGCTTCAATTCTAAGTGTTGGATAATGCTCCATGTTTGAGTGACATTGACTTGcaacataatcgtgagaggaggtttgGTTGTTAGAAGAGCTTAGTTGACGCTACAATTAACTCCCTTTAAAACGATACTTTTTGTTGAGGGCAAGAACATTAGGAGTCTTAGGATAATATTTATGCGACTCGTTCCAGTGAAGTATGAACTGTGCTAGGGTGTTGTAGTTGGAAATTGTATAAAGCATTACTATGAAAGAACATCTCTGCAATTCCTTTATCTCATCTGTTTTTACCTATGTGAAATTATCTGCAAttgtttacttgctttcgtTATTTTACaagtttttacttttcaaaaccaaaaatctttcgtttttccaaatagtagAAGAAGTTTAGTAGAAGGTAGACAATCTGTAATAGTTTTCCCCGTGATCGATACATGggactaacctttagctataatatatatactctatatatttgcagctttatttatttatttttttaatcaaagaCACCCAGTATGGGCGGGGGGTTTAGGCTGACCACCAACCTGTgaattaaatctaaatataatGTTCCAAAACATGATCTCAACCCAAAAGTGGTTGGGATCCAAGGCGTGAACATGAAAAGACAAACCGAAGGTCCCACAAGTCGGGATCCTCCATGCTATCAAAACTAAGCTAAAATCTAAATGAACAAATGGAAGAAATAAGTGCAAAATAATGAGAACTACCctaaaaccaaaatcaatcCACATCTTTGCGTCGGAAGTGAAAGTTAGGTTATCCCAGCTGGTCCATCCTAACAAGCGCCTTTAGGTATACAGGCGCAGATGCTGAATCATAATAAGTCAGGGCATGGGTCTGAGCCCCCTAGTTGCAAGGAAGTCGGCAACACGGTTTCCGTCTCTGTAAATGTGTGAGGATCGAACCTGCCGCTGAGAAGTCATACTTCGAATCAAAGCCATATGATGTCTAAGATCCGTAGAGCCAAGCTGTCCAGATGACAATAAGGTAATCAAAGCCGCTGATTCCAACTCTATCCAATTGTGTGTAGAGAATTCCATAGCCCTCTCTACACCTCGAATAAGTGCCATAAGCTCGCCTCAAAGCTCGAAGATGCAGCAACCGAAGAACAGAAGGTCCGCAGAAGACCTCCATCAGAACCACGAACCAATCTTCCCTCTCCCACCTCCATTGTCGATGTAAAGAAGGTTCCATCAGTATTCAGCTTCACCCATGGGGCATCAGGGGGATGCCAAAGGACCATGAAAGAAAGCAGAACATGCTATATGGGAGAAGAAGACATGAAATCAACCGACGGCGAGCATCCCCTCCAGTGAATCAGGGTGATCCCGCCAGCCAGCACAAAGGTGTACAGATGATGAGTGACCTTACTTGTAGggttatttagtgctaataaaaagtgcatcatcCACCAACCCAATTCTAATAACATATTACTacttgtattaaaataaaatttataatcgattattttttcaccaacttttctttacttttttttgaaCTTATGTCAATCTCTCATTGGAACTTCTAATATGGAACAAAGGGAATAGCAaaaagttatactccctccgttccttaaaaaatttgtacactttctattttcattgttCTCGTATAGATACGAACATTTTCAATTATGGAAAATTATCCTACCTCATTACctatacatataaatttatttattacttataCCACTATAGCTTACTATTACTactcattaaacactaataataatgtgagtcATATTGTCaactaatactctctccgtccctcTATAGTAGAGGCATTTTTTTTCGGCAcgtgatttaagaaattgtgttaaaagtgagtaaacgaagagagaataaagtaggaaagaaaaaagatagagagaataaagtaagagagagtaagtaagagagaaaagatagtgtttttttttatcaaaataggaaataactcaactataatgagacaacccaaaaaaagaATGAGTCAAACTATTTTAACTATCTTTTGCATctcttctcttactttaatactccctccgtttcatagtaatagagtcattttgtcattttggtacgttccataataatagagtcatttccatttttagtaaaattgaacacatttttccacacctattttactctatcttacttttttctctttttaactctctactttttttattttccactttactctccctttacttaactcacctaacccACCTAacataatatttcttaatctccgtgccaaaaaaaaacgccttcattactatagaacgggGGAGTAATTGTGTATCCATATTATTTCAAATGACTCTAAAAtgcctatatttttttattgttttcaacTTTCTGAAAAGAACAACCCAAGCAGGTCccttatttaatttggtaatTACAAACATGCAACTGAGTGCACCTATAAAAGCCCAAACACCTCAACAATCGGTGCATAATATCCGAGTCTCCTAAACCCCATCCCACCCATCCCGCCGCCGATCATAAGCCAAACCATGACCGGCAGCCCCTTCCACCCCCAACTCCTCTGCCGCCTCAAATCCGGAGCCCGAACCTCCACCACCGCCGTCCTCCCAGGGAATCTCCTCACCGATACCCTGCCCCAAGCCGCCACCGCCACCTCTGCCGCCAACAATCATGCCGTGAACTTCACCCACACGAAGGAGCTCTTCTCGTCCGTCTCCTCCGCCAAGATGCTCCGCTCTCTGATCATGCTCCGCCTAGCCTCGTCGGCGCCGGTGGCTGATCTCGGCATGTGGGTCATGAAATCAAGGCTCATGGACATCCCTCTTTGCAGGAAGGCGGTCCTCGGCATCACCGAGCGGACCTTCTACCGCCAGTTCTGCGCCGGAGAAGACCTCGCATCCGCCAGCGCGACGGCCCGGGAGCTGTCGGACACCGGACGCACGGCGATGCTCGATTACGGGCTGGAGCACGCCAACGACAACGAATCGTGCGACCTCAACATGGAGGAGTTCCTCCGCACAATCCAATCCACGAAATCCGGCGTTGAATCTCCCGTGAGTTAGtcctcatttaattttacaacaCCCAGATTATAATAACACTCCTAATTTGACGGAGGCGTTTCATATTTTCAGATTAGTTTCGTGGTGGTGAAGATCACGGCCATCTGCCCTGTCCGCGTACTGAAAAGAGTAAGCGATTTGCTGAGGTGGCAGCACAAGGATAACTCTCTGAATCTGCCGTGGAAGCTTAAATCGCTGCCTCTCCTCGCCGATTCCAGCCCGTTGTACCACACGGCAGAGCAGCCCGCGGCGCTGACCGCGGAGGAAGAGCGCGATCTAGAGGCCGCCTACGCGAGGATGGCGAAGATCTGCAGGAACAGCATCGACGCGAGTCTCCCGATCCTGATCGACGCGGAGGACACGGCGATCCAGCCTTCGATTGATTACTTGGCGTACGGGGCGGCGGTGGAGTTCAGCAGCGGCGAGGGGGAGCCTCTTATTTATAACACTATCCAGGGATACTTGAAAGACGCCAAGGACAGGATGGTGATGGCGAAGAAGGCCGCGGACGAAATGCGCGTGGGGCTCGGGATCAAGCTCGTGAGAGGCGCCTACATGAATGCCGAAAACCGCCTCGCCGAGTCTCTGGGAGTCGAATCCCCGATCCACGACAACATCCACAACACTCACCGATGCTACAACGAGTGCGCCGATTTCATGCTGCACCAGATCGCCCAcggctcgggctcgggctcccTCGTCCTCGCCACCCACAATATGGAGTCAGGTAAAATGGCTGCTGCAAAAGCGGTGGATTTGGGAATTGACAAGGACAGCAAGCGGCTCCATTTCGCTCAGCTGTATGGAATGGCGGAAGCGCTTTCGTTCGGGCTCAGAAACTCGGGGTTCAGGGTTAGCAAATACTTGCCCTACGGGCCCGTGGATCAGATCATTCCGTATCTGCTCCGACGGGCAGAGGAAAACAGAGGACTCCTCTCTGCATCCTCCTTTGATAGATCGCTCATGAGGTAAATAGc harbors:
- the LOC125185244 gene encoding proline dehydrogenase 2, mitochondrial-like, with the translated sequence MTGSPFHPQLLCRLKSGARTSTTAVLPGNLLTDTLPQAATATSAANNHAVNFTHTKELFSSVSSAKMLRSLIMLRLASSAPVADLGMWVMKSRLMDIPLCRKAVLGITERTFYRQFCAGEDLASASATARELSDTGRTAMLDYGLEHANDNESCDLNMEEFLRTIQSTKSGVESPISFVVVKITAICPVRVLKRVSDLLRWQHKDNSLNLPWKLKSLPLLADSSPLYHTAEQPAALTAEEERDLEAAYARMAKICRNSIDASLPILIDAEDTAIQPSIDYLAYGAAVEFSSGEGEPLIYNTIQGYLKDAKDRMVMAKKAADEMRVGLGIKLVRGAYMNAENRLAESLGVESPIHDNIHNTHRCYNECADFMLHQIAHGSGSGSLVLATHNMESGKMAAAKAVDLGIDKDSKRLHFAQLYGMAEALSFGLRNSGFRVSKYLPYGPVDQIIPYLLRRAEENRGLLSASSFDRSLMRNELIRRVKSPPVHGKAMQMPTSQV